A window from Triticum aestivum cultivar Chinese Spring chromosome 6D, IWGSC CS RefSeq v2.1, whole genome shotgun sequence encodes these proteins:
- the LOC123142631 gene encoding putative F-box/LRR-repeat protein 23 translates to MPLLPPPPPPTAAPGCGRRRLSGRRRRRSKRRNWAALPLDVMLYVLHKLDDVELMFGGPARVCRSWHDAVCEPELWRRIDMRGRSLCFRETVSLKNMAQLSIWFSAGQCREFFGQHDVDNDLLLFLADRAPLLKSLHLIKHCDVTSETFAKAIMKFPLLEELKLWECETHDTGVFDLVAMACPQLKHLKHVKDRGYSRYIWLEYPTDNSEALAIAKMHELRSLKLFHGGLDNQGLTAILDGCPHLEYLDIRYCNNIIMDRSMRAKCAHVKKKKLYPSAPMDNWVCPWSDIHDDFTIDSDYFEPSITVCSCYRPWDRDRHWCYCNHDDEPDCRFSMWSLMTLRTLIILASLVVPRRTSLSIGEPKEHLNVLMEAPDLARCCTH, encoded by the exons ATGCCAttgctgccgcctccgccgccgccgacggcggcTCCCGGGTGCGGGAGGCGGAGGCTGAGCGGCCGACGAAGGCGACGATCAAAGAGGAGGAACTGGGCAGCGCTGCCCCTGGACGTGATGCTCTACGTCCTCCACAAGCTGGACGACGTCGAGCTCATGTTCGGTGGCCCGGCCAGGGTGTGCCGCTCCTGGCACGACGCCGTGTGCGAGCCCGAGCTGTGGCGCCGGATCGACATGCGCGGCCGCTCCCTGTGCTTCCGAGAGACGGTCAGCCTCAAAAATATGGCGCAGCTCTCCATTTGGTTCAGCGCCGGGCAGTGCCGAGAGTTCTTCGGCCAGCACGACGTCGacaacgacctcctcctcttcctggccGACCG GGCACCCTTATTGAAGAGTCTTCATCTTATCAAGCATTGTGATGTGACCAGTGAAACATTTGCAAAGGCAATAATGAAATTCCCTCTGTTGGAGGAGCTCAAGCTTTGGGAGTGTGAGACACATGACACCGGGGTCTTTGACCTTGTTGCCATGGCTTGTCCACAACTGAAGCACTTAAAACATGTCAAAGATAGAGGATATTCACGATATATATGGCTTGAATACCCTACCGATAACAGCGAAGCCTTGGCAATTGCGAAGATGCATGAGCTACGCTCCTTGAAGCTTTTCCACGGCGGCCTCGACAACCAAGGATTGACAGCCATCCTTGATGGTTGCCCTCATCTGGAGTACCTTGACATACGGTATTGCAACAACATCATCATGGATAGGAGCATGCGAGCAAAGTGCGCCCATGTTAAGAAGAAGAAACTGTATCCATCTGCGCCAATGGATAATTGGGTGTGTCCTTGGTCTGACATCCATGATGACTTCACCATTGATTCTGATTATTTCGAGCCTAGCATCACTGTTTGTAGTTGCTATCGTCCATGGGATAGGGATAGGCATTGGTGCTATTGCAACCATGATGATGAGCCAGATTGTCGTTTTTCAATGTGGAGCCTTATGACTCTAAGGACTCTGATCATTCTCGCTTCTTTAGTGGTGCCGAGGAGAACGAGTTTGAGTATTGGAGAACCTAAGGAACATTTGAATGTTTTGATGGAAGCGCCCGACCTGGCCAGATGTTGCACTCACTGA